The sequence AGCAGGTGTTTTACAAATCGGCCGCTTACCCTATCACCAAAGGCGCGGTGCTGAACTTTACCCGCTTCTTGGCCTCGTACTGGGGCAATAAAGGCGTAAGGGTAAACACCCTATCGCCGGGCGGGGTAGAGAACGAACAATCCACACAGTTTATCGGGCAATATTCAGCAAAAACATTATTAGGACGCATGGCTAACCCATCCGATTACCAGGGGGCACTGATCTTCCTGGCCAGCGACGCATCGGCTTATATGACCGGCGCTAACCTGGTAGTAGACGGCGGATGGACAGCGATATAAAAACTTAAACACATGATGAACGAAACCTTACAACAAAAAGCAAGCCGTATAAAATTATTAATAACCGATTGCGACGGCGTTTTAACCGATGGCGGTGTATATTATGGCCCGCAGGGCGAAAGCGAAAAGAAATTCAATGTCCGCGATGGTATGGGCCGCGAGCGCCTGCTTAAACTGGCAGGTGTTGATACCGCGATAATTACCGGCGAGAGATCGCCATCGCTTATAAAAAGGGCGGAGAAATTGCAGATCACTGAATTGCACCTGCTGGTAAAGGATAAACCGGCGGTACTGAAGGATATCATGACCCGCCTGAACCTGCAACAAGAAGAGATCGCTTATATTGGCGATGATTATAACGATTTGGAAGTAATGAAGCTGGTAGGCTTAACGGCTTGCCCTGCCGACGCGCTTTCGGGCATAAAAGCCCAGACCGATCATATTTGCCAGGCTAAAGGTGGCGAAGGCTGCTTCCGCGAATTTGCGGAGTTGATCGTCGAAGCTAAAAGCGGCGTGGTAAATTTAGCTATTCCTGCTAAAAGTGGGAGCATAACCCTGCACACTGGTCGTATAATAGGCGAGGGGCAGCCTTGCTATGTGATAGCCGAGATCGGTATCAACCACAACGGTTCGCTGGAGATTGCCAAAAAATTGATTGACGAAGCCGTGGCCGCCAAAGCCGACGCGGTGAAATTTCAAAAACGTACACCGGAAATTTGCGTACCTAAAGATCAGTGGGAAATTATGCGCGATACCCCCTGGGGCCGCATGAGCTATATCGATTATAAACGCAAAACCGAATTTGGCATTGCCGAATACGCTGCTATCGACCAGTATTGCAAAAAACTGGGTATCGACTGGTTTGTATCACCATGGGATGTGCCATCGGTTGATTTTATGGAGCAGTTTAATACCGTTATCTATAAACTGGCATCAGCTTCGTTAACCGACCTGGCGCTGATTGGCCGTATTTTAGAAACCGGCCGCCCGCTGATGTTATCTACCGGTATGTCTACCATGAAGGAAATAGAAGAGGCCTTAAGCTTCGTCCATCAGTACGATGCCGGTTACCCTGTTTTTGTGGCGCATTCTACATCGGCCTACCCATGTAAGCCCGAAGAATTGAACTTGAAGATGATCCAAACCCTGAAGCAAAAATTCCCGGGTATGCCTGTGGGATATTCGGGGCACGAGACTGGTTTGGCTACTACCGTTGGCGCGGTTGCCATGGGCGCTACTTTTGTAGAAAGGCATTTTACCCTTGACAGGGCCATGTGGGGTTCGGATCATGCCGCCTCTGTTGAGCCGCAGGGTTTACAGCGTTTGGTGCGCGATATCAGGGATGTGGAAACCGCGGCAGGCGATGGCGTAAAAAAAGTATACGAATCGGAACTGGCGCCGATGAAGCGTTTGCGCGTAAACATTAGTAAAGAATACCACGAAGTGTTTAATGCCAAAGCCTGATACCTTAACTGTTACAACGGCAATCCTCATCGGTTGGATGATCATTATCATCTTGTGGGAACGGCTTGCGCCATACCGCAAAGGATTGCCATTCTTCAGGGAGGGTTTTTGGGTTGACCTGGTGTGGTACACCCTGATCCAAAGCTATTTCCTGAAGATATTGATATTCGATTATATCATTGCACCCGTTAACCGCAACCTGGATTGGTCGCATTGGCAGTTTGTGAAGGATTGGCCGGTAGCGGTACAGGTATTGTTTTTCCTGATAACGCACGATCTGTACATCTACCTGTTCCATCGTTTTCAGCATGCCAATAAGTTTTTCTGGCGGATCCATGAGGCGCACCACTCGGGCAAGCAGGTAGATTTTTTGTCGGGTTCGCGTTCGCATATTATGGAGATCGTTATCAATCAAACCATTGAGTTTGCACCGATTATTTTGTTAGGGGCCGACCCGGTGGTGATACCCGTCAAGGCGATGCTGGATGCCATGTTTGGCTTGTTTATCCATGCCAACATCAATGTAAAGCTGGGTAAGCTGAAATACATCATCAACTCGCCCGAATTGCATTTATGGCATCACGCTAACTACCAGGAGGTGTTTCACGCTAACTTCTCTACCAAGTTTGCCATATGGGATCATTTATTCGGTACAGTGTACGATCCGGGCCACGCGCCGGGCGATAAGCCAGAGAACTGGGGGCTGTATTACGATTATCCAAAAGACTATTTCCTGCAGCACGCGTTTTCAATTAAGCGCTTCGATGAAAAGGAATTGACCCGATACAAGTGGTTTAAGCGATATTATAATTTAAGGCCGGCTATTAATAATAAG comes from Mucilaginibacter mali and encodes:
- a CDS encoding sterol desaturase family protein, with protein sequence MPKPDTLTVTTAILIGWMIIIILWERLAPYRKGLPFFREGFWVDLVWYTLIQSYFLKILIFDYIIAPVNRNLDWSHWQFVKDWPVAVQVLFFLITHDLYIYLFHRFQHANKFFWRIHEAHHSGKQVDFLSGSRSHIMEIVINQTIEFAPIILLGADPVVIPVKAMLDAMFGLFIHANINVKLGKLKYIINSPELHLWHHANYQEVFHANFSTKFAIWDHLFGTVYDPGHAPGDKPENWGLYYDYPKDYFLQHAFSIKRFDEKELTRYKWFKRYYNLRPAINNKLIAYWKKFNGSAQSPPVKVVQPEPLEAVQQ
- a CDS encoding HAD-IIIA family hydrolase; its protein translation is MMNETLQQKASRIKLLITDCDGVLTDGGVYYGPQGESEKKFNVRDGMGRERLLKLAGVDTAIITGERSPSLIKRAEKLQITELHLLVKDKPAVLKDIMTRLNLQQEEIAYIGDDYNDLEVMKLVGLTACPADALSGIKAQTDHICQAKGGEGCFREFAELIVEAKSGVVNLAIPAKSGSITLHTGRIIGEGQPCYVIAEIGINHNGSLEIAKKLIDEAVAAKADAVKFQKRTPEICVPKDQWEIMRDTPWGRMSYIDYKRKTEFGIAEYAAIDQYCKKLGIDWFVSPWDVPSVDFMEQFNTVIYKLASASLTDLALIGRILETGRPLMLSTGMSTMKEIEEALSFVHQYDAGYPVFVAHSTSAYPCKPEELNLKMIQTLKQKFPGMPVGYSGHETGLATTVGAVAMGATFVERHFTLDRAMWGSDHAASVEPQGLQRLVRDIRDVETAAGDGVKKVYESELAPMKRLRVNISKEYHEVFNAKA